One genomic segment of Hydrocarboniclastica marina includes these proteins:
- a CDS encoding MipA/OmpV family protein yields the protein MLPFSRLRSPPRILSNALICFLFLPFNVLAQTDSDADNDNWSFKVGAGLFAAPEYEGADELDVLPFPSFEATYKDIFFVSVIDGIGVHFIRQENWGATFSGQIVLGRDNEGEIEPLEPIDDRFMPKLEIFNITSQVRTHASVIGDGKRHSVEAGLQYFRQASASALYLIGGGARWNDRAWNDERSSVSSPEAASLGVEPFSAGASLSKVYVEGAFIYYLSPVYVAEIAVEVAELIGDPADGPLVKELGTTTQPSMFVRINRQF from the coding sequence ATGCTTCCGTTCAGCCGACTGCGCTCGCCCCCACGGATATTATCGAACGCCCTGATCTGTTTCCTGTTCTTGCCATTTAACGTTCTTGCCCAAACCGATTCCGATGCAGACAACGACAACTGGTCTTTTAAAGTTGGCGCTGGACTCTTTGCAGCTCCCGAATATGAGGGAGCTGACGAACTCGATGTCCTGCCGTTTCCGTCGTTTGAGGCCACCTATAAGGACATATTCTTCGTCAGCGTCATTGATGGAATAGGCGTTCACTTTATTCGTCAGGAAAACTGGGGAGCCACCTTTTCTGGTCAGATTGTCCTGGGCAGGGATAACGAAGGAGAGATTGAACCGCTGGAACCCATTGATGACCGTTTTATGCCGAAGCTGGAAATCTTCAACATTACCAGCCAGGTTCGCACGCATGCGTCCGTGATCGGCGATGGAAAGCGACATAGTGTGGAAGCCGGATTGCAGTACTTCAGGCAGGCGTCCGCCAGCGCCCTGTATTTAATTGGTGGTGGGGCAAGATGGAACGACAGAGCGTGGAATGATGAGCGGTCCTCTGTAAGTTCCCCTGAGGCTGCAAGTCTCGGGGTCGAACCCTTCTCGGCGGGCGCATCACTCAGCAAGGTCTATGTGGAGGGCGCGTTCATCTATTACCTTTCACCGGTTTATGTGGCAGAGATAGCCGTGGAGGTCGCAGAACTGATTGGCGATCCCGCGGACGGCCCGCTGGTCAAGGAGCTGGGAACGACCACACAACCCTCCATGTTCGTCAGGATCAACAGACAGTTCTGA
- a CDS encoding efflux RND transporter permease subunit → MLSSAELATEIGAVLGLLLTSQAFSIVVIGIGIIAVAGVVVNGYIDLVETHDRLRRHIVGPRGVILRTGRLRLRTVVLSAVTAVLVLMPIC, encoded by the coding sequence ATGCTGTCGAGCGCGGAGCTGGCCACGGAAATCGGTGCCGTGCTGGGGCTACTACTGACCAGTCAGGCCTTCTCCATTGTTGTCATCGGGATCGGAATTATCGCCGTTGCCGGCGTAGTCGTTAACGGCTACATCGATCTGGTCGAGACTCACGACCGGCTGCGCAGGCATATTGTCGGCCCGCGTGGGGTTATTCTGCGCACTGGGCGGTTGCGGTTGCGCACGGTCGTACTCTCCGCCGTTACAGCTGTGCTAGTCCTGATGCCCATATGCTGA
- a CDS encoding type II toxin-antitoxin system Phd/YefM family antitoxin, translating into MQTVNVRETREKLSNLLDAVAAGEEVVILRHGKPAARLTAALPEKIQFPNRSELRASLPPVRESSAHAVRELRDEERY; encoded by the coding sequence ATGCAAACGGTCAATGTTCGAGAAACTCGGGAGAAGCTCTCAAATCTTTTGGACGCTGTGGCCGCAGGAGAAGAGGTTGTAATTCTGCGCCACGGTAAACCTGCCGCACGCCTAACCGCAGCCTTGCCCGAAAAGATTCAGTTTCCAAACCGTTCGGAACTCAGGGCATCTCTGCCACCCGTACGGGAAAGCTCTGCCCATGCGGTGCGGGAACTCAGAGACGAAGAGCGATATTAA
- a CDS encoding type II toxin-antitoxin system VapC family toxin produces the protein MLYFDTSAVLPYYRQEQASDRVQTLLESQTRPVLISHLTQVEVASALARWVRMGELSEPQANRIESAFYDDVSHGRFTLCPIESDHYRRASHWIGTRKTSLRTLDALHLACAESHQAHLISEDEALVNAAVFFGIDARLASEDGEHGGPP, from the coding sequence ATGTTGTACTTCGATACCAGCGCCGTTCTGCCCTATTACAGACAAGAGCAGGCTAGCGATCGAGTTCAAACCTTACTTGAATCGCAGACCAGGCCGGTTCTGATAAGTCATTTGACACAAGTTGAGGTCGCAAGCGCCTTGGCTCGCTGGGTTCGCATGGGGGAGCTTAGCGAGCCTCAGGCAAATCGCATTGAAAGCGCCTTCTATGATGATGTCAGCCATGGGCGCTTCACCCTCTGCCCCATTGAATCAGACCATTATCGGCGAGCCAGCCATTGGATTGGTACACGGAAAACAAGTTTAAGGACGCTGGATGCGCTTCACCTGGCCTGCGCGGAGTCTCACCAGGCTCATTTGATAAGTGAAGACGAGGCGTTGGTTAACGCGGCTGTTTTCTTTGGCATCGACGCCCGCCTTGCCTCAGAGGACGGCGAGCATGGCGGACCGCCTTAA
- the pgsA gene encoding CDP-diacylglycerol--glycerol-3-phosphate 3-phosphatidyltransferase has product MTLPNLLTLSRLLMIPVFVVVFYLPYGWSALATAVIFAVAALTDWLDGYLARRWNQTTSFGAFLDPVADKLMVATALTVLIEQHHTLWLTLPAMIIIGREIVISALREWMAEMGSRASVAVSFLGKIKTTAQMVSIVILLANPPGQGIVDLGLGLLYIAAVLTLWSMVIYLRAAWRQFGTKTTAG; this is encoded by the coding sequence ATGACGCTTCCCAATCTACTGACGTTATCCCGTCTGCTGATGATTCCCGTATTTGTGGTGGTCTTCTACCTGCCGTATGGGTGGAGCGCGCTGGCAACCGCGGTGATATTTGCAGTGGCGGCGTTGACGGACTGGCTCGATGGCTACCTGGCCCGCCGCTGGAACCAGACAACGTCCTTCGGCGCCTTCCTTGATCCGGTTGCCGATAAGCTCATGGTGGCAACTGCGCTCACCGTTCTGATCGAACAGCACCACACGCTTTGGCTCACTTTGCCCGCCATGATCATCATAGGCCGGGAAATCGTCATTTCCGCACTGCGGGAGTGGATGGCTGAAATGGGCAGCCGTGCCAGCGTGGCGGTGTCGTTTCTGGGCAAAATCAAGACGACCGCTCAGATGGTTTCTATTGTGATTCTTTTGGCTAACCCGCCAGGACAGGGCATTGTTGATCTGGGTCTTGGCCTGCTCTATATCGCCGCTGTGCTAACGCTCTGGTCCATGGTGATTTATCTCAGGGCAGCGTGGAGGCAGTTTGGGACCAAGACCACCGCCGGTTAG
- the uvrC gene encoding excinuclease ABC subunit UvrC — protein MPEKSEKTKSGAQPLFDAKPFLKRLTERPGVYRMFGEDGAILYVGKARNLKSRVSSYFHKSGQAVKTQALVSRIATIEVTVTGSETEALLLEQNLIKSLRPPFNILLRDDKSYPYIYLSAHAEYPSLTFRRGRSKRAKGQFFGPYPGAAAVRESLNVLQKLFKIRNCSDTFFSNRTRPCLQYQINRCTAPCVNNITPENYAEDLRHAAMFLEGKNPAIIEDLLKAMEHASRSLDFERAAQYRDQITHLRHVQEQQSIEGASGDADVYGLREEAGVSCIVLLQVRSGRVLGTRHFFPRYGVESLLNERLSAFLGQYYLGSDATPEIPRDILVPEVLEDADLLSQGLSAAQGREVVVRSNVRGERRRWLEMAGTNAEQTLRSHLANKETVYRRFLALRELLQLEQIPQRMECFDISHSSGENTVASCVVFDENGPLKSDYRIYNIEGVAAGDDYAAMGQVLERRYRKLKTGEGRRPDLVFIDGGKGQLNIAREVFQRLGIDDVPLIGVAKGATRRAGMETLVDALTDASFRVPPDSPALHLIQYIRDEAHRFAITGHRQRRDKKRRQSTLEGIEGVGPKRRRELIRYFGGLQEIRKASIDEIAKVRGMSRPLAETVYAALHNE, from the coding sequence ATGCCGGAAAAGTCTGAGAAAACGAAATCAGGTGCACAACCCCTCTTTGACGCAAAACCGTTTCTCAAACGCCTGACCGAGCGACCCGGCGTCTATCGGATGTTTGGGGAGGACGGGGCGATCCTATACGTGGGCAAGGCCCGAAACCTCAAGAGCCGCGTCTCCAGCTATTTTCACAAATCCGGCCAGGCGGTAAAAACCCAGGCCCTGGTCAGCCGTATTGCGACCATTGAAGTCACCGTAACGGGTAGTGAAACCGAGGCACTGCTGCTCGAGCAGAACCTGATCAAATCTTTGCGGCCGCCTTTTAATATCCTGCTAAGGGACGATAAGTCCTATCCCTATATTTATCTGTCAGCACATGCAGAATATCCATCCCTGACTTTCCGCCGGGGCCGCAGCAAACGCGCCAAAGGGCAGTTCTTCGGTCCCTACCCGGGCGCTGCCGCAGTGCGCGAAAGCCTTAATGTTCTGCAGAAGCTTTTCAAGATACGCAATTGTTCTGACACGTTTTTCAGTAATAGAACCCGCCCGTGCCTGCAATACCAGATCAATCGGTGCACGGCGCCTTGCGTCAACAACATCACGCCCGAGAATTACGCCGAAGACCTTCGCCATGCTGCCATGTTTCTTGAAGGCAAAAACCCCGCGATCATTGAAGACCTTCTGAAAGCCATGGAGCACGCCTCGCGCAGTCTTGATTTTGAGCGCGCGGCCCAGTATCGGGATCAGATCACCCATCTGCGCCACGTACAGGAACAACAGTCAATCGAAGGGGCCTCGGGGGACGCTGATGTGTACGGTTTACGGGAGGAGGCCGGCGTCAGCTGTATTGTCCTGCTCCAGGTGCGTAGCGGCCGCGTGTTGGGTACGCGTCACTTCTTCCCGCGCTACGGCGTCGAAAGCCTGCTGAATGAGCGCCTCTCCGCTTTTCTCGGGCAATATTACCTTGGCAGCGACGCCACGCCTGAAATTCCCAGAGATATTCTGGTGCCGGAAGTACTTGAAGATGCGGATCTCCTGAGCCAGGGTCTGAGCGCCGCGCAGGGGCGGGAAGTCGTCGTCCGCAGCAACGTCCGGGGCGAGCGGCGCCGCTGGCTGGAAATGGCCGGGACCAACGCGGAGCAGACGCTGCGCAGTCATCTGGCCAATAAAGAAACAGTCTACCGTCGCTTTCTGGCTCTGCGCGAGCTGTTGCAACTGGAACAGATACCCCAGCGTATGGAATGCTTCGACATTAGCCATAGCAGCGGTGAGAATACGGTGGCCTCCTGCGTCGTTTTTGATGAGAATGGTCCGCTCAAGAGCGACTATCGTATCTACAATATTGAAGGTGTCGCAGCCGGAGACGACTATGCTGCCATGGGCCAGGTTCTGGAACGGCGCTATCGCAAGCTCAAGACCGGGGAGGGCAGGCGCCCGGACCTCGTGTTTATCGACGGCGGTAAAGGTCAGCTGAATATTGCCAGGGAAGTTTTCCAGCGACTTGGCATTGACGACGTGCCGCTCATTGGCGTGGCCAAAGGCGCTACCCGGCGCGCGGGTATGGAAACGCTGGTAGATGCGCTGACGGATGCCAGTTTCCGGGTGCCGCCGGATTCGCCCGCTCTGCATCTTATCCAGTATATTCGGGACGAAGCGCATCGCTTTGCTATTACCGGGCACCGTCAGCGCCGGGACAAAAAACGTCGTCAGTCCACGCTTGAGGGTATCGAAGGGGTCGGACCGAAACGCCGGCGTGAGCTGATAAGGTATTTTGGCGGCCTTCAGGAAATACGCAAAGCGAGTATTGATGAAATTGCCAAGGTCAGGGGCATGAGCCGACCCCTGGCTGAAACTGTTTATGCCGCCTTACACAACGAGTAA